One region of Synechococcus elongatus PCC 11801 genomic DNA includes:
- a CDS encoding HU family DNA-binding protein has protein sequence MNKGELIDQVAVRTGLTKVQVAAAIDALVDVIVDTVVEGEKVSILGFGAFEARERSERQGLNPKTGDKILIPAKKVPAFTAGKLFKDRVQG, from the coding sequence ATGAATAAGGGTGAACTCATCGATCAGGTGGCAGTACGGACTGGCCTGACAAAAGTGCAAGTTGCCGCCGCGATTGATGCCTTGGTCGACGTCATTGTCGATACCGTGGTCGAAGGTGAAAAAGTGTCAATTCTAGGCTTTGGTGCCTTCGAAGCACGGGAGCGCTCCGAACGTCAGGGCCTCAATCCTAAAACGGGTGACAAGATTTTGATCCCTGCCAAGAAAGTTCCAGCATTCACCGCTGGCAAGCTTTTCAAGGATCGTGTCCAAGGCTAG
- the mutS gene encoding DNA mismatch repair protein MutS: protein MTTSDLPEHLAKHEVRYADHRQVERDRLTPMMQHYAEVKDQHLQQILLYRMGDFFECFFQDAIVVARELELVLTSKEAGKEVGRVPMAGIPYHALDRYASQLVEKGYAIAICDQVETAAQAQGPLVRREITRIITPGTILEEGMLQARRNNFLAAVVIAGEHWGLAYADSSTGDYWTSQSSGLDGLTQELYRLQPSEVLFPSAAPDLAGLLRPGQSKPQQIPDCLPDSFCYALRSPMPFELHEARQRLLEHFQLRSLEGCGCEQLPLAIRAAGGLLDYLAETQRESLAPLQKPRTYSLTEFLILDQQTRRNLEITQTQRDGSFHGSLLWALDRTMTSMGGRLLRRWLLQPLLNPEAIRNRQAAIQELCQDGRLRQDLRSLLQKIYDLERLSGRAGAGTANARDLLALAESLLRLPELAQLLNRAQSPLLAQLQQVPPELEQLGDRLQQHLVESPPLQLTEGGLIRPGVSIALDELRQQVESDRQWIASLEVSERATTGINSLKVGYSKTFGYYLSLSRSKADQVPDHYIRRQTLTNEERFITPDLKERESRILNAQTDLNQLEYDLFLGLRSEVSHHVETIRAIATAVAAADVLAALAEVAVYQNYCCPEICDDRQLVIQDGRHPVVEQALPSGFYVPNSCSLGSDRGPDLIVLTGPNASGKSCYLRQVGLIQLLAQIGSFVPAKNAQVGICDRIFTRVGAVDDLATGQSTFMVEMNETANILNHATARSLVLLDEIGRGTATFDGLSIAWAVAEYLASEIQARTIFATHYHELNELSGLLNNVANFQVTVKELPDRIVFLHQVQPGGADRSYGIEAARLAGLPSEVITRARQVMGQIEKHSRIAVGLRRSNSPRRLSPPSELSDAAIATEQLGLFS from the coding sequence ATGACGACTTCTGATCTTCCAGAGCATTTGGCCAAACATGAGGTGCGCTATGCGGACCACCGTCAGGTCGAACGCGATCGCCTGACGCCGATGATGCAGCATTATGCCGAGGTCAAGGACCAGCATTTGCAGCAGATCCTGCTCTATCGCATGGGCGATTTCTTCGAATGCTTTTTTCAGGATGCGATCGTAGTCGCTCGCGAGCTGGAGTTGGTGCTAACCAGCAAGGAAGCCGGCAAAGAAGTCGGGCGGGTGCCAATGGCGGGCATTCCTTATCACGCCCTCGATCGCTATGCCAGCCAGTTAGTCGAGAAAGGCTACGCGATCGCCATTTGCGATCAGGTTGAAACCGCAGCTCAAGCCCAAGGACCGCTCGTCCGCCGCGAAATCACTCGGATCATCACGCCGGGCACCATCCTCGAAGAAGGAATGCTGCAGGCGCGCCGTAATAACTTTTTGGCGGCAGTCGTCATTGCCGGAGAGCATTGGGGGCTGGCCTACGCAGATAGCTCCACCGGCGACTATTGGACGAGCCAAAGCAGTGGCCTAGACGGACTGACCCAGGAACTCTATCGCCTGCAACCGTCGGAAGTGCTGTTCCCCAGTGCCGCTCCCGATTTGGCCGGATTGCTACGGCCGGGGCAGTCCAAGCCACAGCAGATTCCGGATTGCTTGCCGGATTCCTTTTGCTACGCCCTGCGATCGCCCATGCCGTTTGAGTTGCATGAGGCGCGGCAGCGGTTGCTGGAACATTTCCAACTGCGATCGCTGGAAGGCTGCGGCTGTGAGCAATTGCCCTTGGCGATCCGTGCTGCCGGTGGGCTGCTCGATTACTTAGCCGAAACCCAGCGGGAAAGCCTCGCCCCGTTGCAAAAGCCGCGCACCTATTCGCTAACGGAGTTTTTGATCCTTGATCAGCAAACTCGCCGCAATTTAGAGATCACCCAAACCCAGCGGGATGGTAGCTTCCACGGCTCGCTGCTCTGGGCGCTTGATCGCACGATGACCAGCATGGGCGGGCGGTTGCTGCGCCGCTGGCTCTTGCAGCCTTTGCTCAATCCCGAGGCGATTCGCAACCGACAAGCCGCTATTCAAGAACTCTGTCAGGATGGGCGACTTCGGCAGGATCTGCGATCGCTGCTGCAGAAAATCTACGACCTCGAACGACTGTCGGGTCGAGCGGGAGCCGGTACTGCTAATGCCCGCGATCTGTTGGCGTTGGCAGAGTCATTGCTGCGGTTGCCGGAGCTAGCGCAGTTACTCAATCGCGCCCAATCACCCTTGCTGGCGCAGTTGCAGCAAGTCCCGCCGGAACTAGAACAGTTGGGCGATCGCCTCCAGCAGCATTTAGTCGAATCGCCACCGCTGCAGCTTACCGAAGGCGGACTGATCCGACCGGGCGTTTCCATCGCACTGGATGAGTTGCGGCAACAGGTGGAGAGCGATCGCCAGTGGATTGCCAGCCTCGAAGTAAGTGAACGTGCGACCACCGGCATCAACAGCCTCAAAGTTGGCTACAGCAAAACCTTTGGCTACTACCTCAGCCTCAGTCGCAGTAAAGCGGATCAAGTCCCCGATCACTACATTCGCCGCCAAACTCTGACCAACGAAGAGCGCTTCATCACGCCGGACTTGAAAGAGCGGGAAAGTCGCATCCTCAATGCCCAAACCGACCTCAACCAATTGGAGTACGACCTCTTCCTGGGGCTGCGCAGCGAAGTCAGTCATCATGTCGAAACGATTCGCGCGATCGCGACTGCTGTAGCAGCAGCTGATGTCTTGGCTGCCTTGGCAGAGGTAGCGGTCTATCAAAACTACTGTTGCCCTGAGATCTGCGACGATCGCCAGCTGGTAATTCAGGATGGTCGCCATCCCGTCGTGGAGCAGGCGCTACCGAGCGGCTTTTATGTGCCCAATAGCTGTAGTCTCGGCAGCGATCGCGGGCCTGATCTGATTGTGCTGACTGGCCCTAATGCCAGTGGCAAAAGCTGTTACCTGCGCCAAGTCGGCTTAATTCAACTGCTGGCTCAGATCGGCAGTTTCGTTCCGGCGAAGAACGCGCAAGTTGGGATTTGCGATCGCATCTTCACCCGTGTTGGAGCTGTCGATGATCTGGCGACCGGTCAATCGACCTTCATGGTCGAGATGAACGAAACCGCCAACATCCTCAACCACGCTACAGCGCGATCGCTGGTCTTATTGGATGAAATTGGTCGTGGCACCGCAACCTTTGATGGCCTTTCGATTGCCTGGGCCGTGGCTGAATATCTCGCCAGCGAGATCCAAGCCCGCACGATTTTTGCGACCCACTACCACGAGCTCAATGAACTCTCGGGACTGCTCAATAACGTTGCCAACTTTCAAGTCACTGTCAAAGAGCTACCCGATCGCATTGTCTTCTTGCACCAAGTTCAGCCTGGAGGAGCCGATCGCTCCTACGGCATTGAAGCAGCGCGGCTTGCAGGTTTACCCAGCGAGGTCATTACTCGAGCGCGGCAGGTGATGGGTCAAATTGAAAAACACAGCCGGATCGCTGTCGGATTACGGCGTAGCAACTCACCCCGCCGCCTGAGTCCACCGTCTGAGCTATCGGATGCCGCGATCGCAACTGAACAACTGGGACTGTTCAGCTAG
- a CDS encoding ArnT family glycosyltransferase codes for MRASDRWAAVILGLSLLFRTLVAWVLPSGYDEVYYHLYTQHPALSYFDHPAAVGVSAAIGTALLGSASAFSLRLATLGMFSLALVGIYRIGSRLFSERVGLVAMAIAAIAPIMQVGAGILVLPDGPLVLFATVAAWLGAIEFFTKGPYQPSPRLIGICVALGLACLSKYHAFVLGAGFVGFCLTSARHRVVFRSRWFWLGAIAFVICLLPLLIWNGQQDWISLRFQSGRVESDRFYSIGDALLSLLVNFGYLFPTLGIPLFASLGIAAYRLWRQPAESQRNERYAFLLWLSAPIVLLFTVLGGRIPILPTWTMPGYWFATLLLAALTVEWFQIHPKSRRLQRWLVGSAIAVVLLSSLAVGQVRWGWLQSPGSPLGLPLIPAYDDGSTELLQPDQIRAAIAERPELLARLKAADFYASNQFFLPGYFALAIDPLVPKPFTLFGTDPRGFAFWSNPEDWLEKNAVLWTTERFQEEWPQSIERYFEKIEWLADVPVDRAGVPVQTIRLYWGERMQVPYDGWPY; via the coding sequence GTGCGCGCTTCCGACCGCTGGGCTGCAGTTATTTTGGGACTCAGCCTGCTGTTTCGTACTCTGGTAGCTTGGGTGCTGCCCTCCGGCTATGACGAGGTTTATTACCACCTCTATACTCAGCATCCTGCGCTGAGTTACTTCGACCATCCGGCTGCTGTGGGGGTCAGTGCGGCAATTGGAACCGCGTTGCTGGGCAGTGCCTCAGCCTTCAGCTTGCGGTTAGCGACGCTGGGCATGTTCAGCTTGGCCTTGGTGGGGATCTATCGGATCGGATCCCGCCTGTTTTCGGAACGGGTGGGACTCGTGGCCATGGCGATCGCGGCGATCGCGCCGATTATGCAGGTCGGAGCGGGAATCTTGGTGCTGCCGGATGGCCCGCTGGTCCTGTTCGCAACCGTGGCCGCTTGGTTAGGGGCGATCGAGTTTTTCACCAAAGGTCCCTATCAGCCCAGTCCCCGCCTGATTGGCATCTGTGTGGCGCTGGGGCTCGCCTGCTTGAGCAAGTACCATGCCTTTGTCTTGGGTGCTGGGTTTGTAGGCTTTTGTCTGACCAGTGCTCGCCACCGTGTTGTCTTTCGCAGTCGTTGGTTCTGGCTGGGGGCGATTGCCTTTGTCATTTGCTTGCTGCCGCTGCTGATTTGGAATGGTCAACAGGACTGGATTTCGCTGCGCTTCCAGTCGGGACGGGTAGAGAGCGATCGCTTCTACTCAATCGGTGATGCGCTGCTGTCGCTGCTGGTCAACTTTGGCTATCTCTTCCCCACCTTGGGAATTCCCTTGTTTGCCAGCTTGGGCATTGCAGCCTACCGACTCTGGCGGCAGCCCGCTGAGAGTCAACGCAACGAGCGCTACGCCTTTTTGCTCTGGCTGAGTGCGCCGATCGTGCTGTTGTTTACGGTGCTGGGCGGCCGCATTCCGATCTTGCCGACTTGGACGATGCCTGGTTACTGGTTCGCGACCCTGCTGTTGGCGGCCCTGACTGTCGAATGGTTCCAAATCCATCCCAAGTCGCGCCGTCTACAACGCTGGCTGGTGGGTTCGGCGATTGCAGTGGTGCTCCTGAGCAGCTTGGCGGTTGGGCAAGTGCGCTGGGGCTGGCTGCAAAGTCCGGGTAGCCCTTTGGGATTGCCGCTGATTCCGGCCTATGACGATGGCTCGACGGAGCTGCTGCAACCGGATCAGATTCGAGCGGCGATCGCGGAACGGCCCGAGTTACTGGCACGCCTCAAAGCCGCCGACTTTTACGCTTCCAATCAGTTTTTCTTGCCGGGCTACTTTGCCTTGGCGATCGATCCGCTCGTGCCCAAGCCTTTCACACTGTTTGGCACCGACCCTCGTGGTTTTGCCTTCTGGTCAAACCCTGAGGATTGGCTGGAGAAAAATGCTGTCCTTTGGACGACTGAGCGCTTTCAGGAGGAATGGCCGCAGAGCATCGAGCGTTACTTTGAGAAGATTGAATGGCTGGCGGATGTGCCAGTTGATCGCGCCGGTGTTCCCGTCCAAACCATTCGCCTCTATTGGGGGGAACGGATGCAGGTGCCCTACGATGGCTGGCCTTATTAG
- the psbZ gene encoding photosystem II reaction center protein PsbZ, whose protein sequence is MVILFQLALLLLVVMSFVLIVGVPVLYATNGDRVQSNRLILLGGLAWTALVILVGVLNYFVV, encoded by the coding sequence ATGGTAATCCTCTTCCAACTGGCACTGCTGTTGCTGGTGGTAATGTCCTTTGTCTTGATCGTGGGCGTGCCGGTGCTGTATGCCACCAATGGCGATCGCGTTCAGTCCAACCGTCTGATCCTCTTGGGTGGACTCGCTTGGACTGCTCTGGTGATCCTCGTGGGCGTCCTGAACTACTTCGTCGTCTAA
- the ribH gene encoding 6,7-dimethyl-8-ribityllumazine synthase encodes MAVFEGSFVNASQFRLAVVIGRFNDLVCEKLLAGCQDCLKRHGVDPDPQGTQVDYAWVPGSFEIPLVARQLALTGRYDAIICLGAVIRGQTPHFDYVASEVAKGVAATSLQTGVPIAFGVLTVDNLQQALERAGIKSNLGWNYALSALEMASLMHQIRSVSGETPRQSLPLAASTNNF; translated from the coding sequence ATGGCCGTCTTTGAAGGCAGTTTTGTCAATGCCAGTCAGTTCCGGCTGGCCGTGGTCATTGGCCGGTTCAATGATCTCGTCTGCGAAAAGCTCTTGGCAGGTTGCCAAGACTGCCTCAAGCGGCATGGCGTGGATCCTGATCCGCAAGGCACACAGGTTGACTATGCCTGGGTGCCGGGTAGCTTTGAAATCCCCTTGGTAGCCCGCCAGTTGGCGCTCACGGGTCGCTACGACGCGATCATCTGTTTGGGTGCCGTCATTCGCGGCCAAACGCCCCACTTTGACTACGTGGCTAGCGAAGTCGCAAAAGGGGTGGCAGCAACCAGCTTGCAGACTGGCGTCCCAATCGCCTTTGGAGTGCTAACGGTAGACAACCTGCAGCAAGCCTTGGAGCGTGCCGGTATTAAGAGCAACTTGGGCTGGAATTACGCCCTCAGTGCTCTCGAGATGGCAAGTCTGATGCATCAGATTCGTTCGGTCAGCGGCGAAACCCCTCGGCAAAGTTTGCCTCTAGCCGCCTCGACCAATAATTTTTAA
- a CDS encoding glutamate-5-semialdehyde dehydrogenase produces MAAPARAFVYQAYQAANQLARTKPLVRSQALQAMAQAIDAARDDILEANTLDLEASQDSDIPDLLRRWLKLTPGRLDRTVEILDRLSVRSDPIQQVMRASFQHEHSQAYSQLMPLGVIAFVYEALPELAAIATGLCLRVGNSILLKGGTEAVHTNQAIVSVMQEALESTELPTTSLILLPEDDPDTSLSALVTQDQWIDLVIPYGRPELVQQVARLATAPVLRTSMGNCYLYWASGGELETVRWMILDSHASEPDAVNAIEKVLIDRDCNISKLTVLMDSLRGKGFTLKGDEELAQEMPDLELASHEDWSRPFLSRTVAFKRVAGLEAATDWINTHSSGHADSIVTDSYEDSRAFSRELNSAMVHVNASPRFSRSPRHSNEIALGMSNQKGYRRGRINLETLTTIKQVVLGLGQ; encoded by the coding sequence ATGGCAGCACCCGCTCGGGCATTTGTCTACCAGGCCTATCAAGCTGCTAATCAACTGGCACGCACGAAGCCTCTTGTGCGCAGTCAGGCGCTCCAAGCTATGGCTCAAGCCATCGATGCGGCCCGCGATGACATCCTAGAAGCCAACACGCTGGACTTAGAGGCTAGCCAAGACAGCGACATTCCTGACCTCTTGCGGCGCTGGCTCAAGCTGACCCCCGGCCGTCTCGATCGCACCGTGGAAATCCTCGATCGCTTGAGCGTGCGATCCGATCCGATTCAGCAGGTAATGCGGGCGAGTTTTCAGCACGAGCATAGTCAGGCCTACAGTCAGCTCATGCCGCTCGGCGTGATTGCCTTTGTCTACGAAGCCCTGCCAGAGCTGGCAGCGATCGCCACAGGACTCTGTCTACGGGTGGGCAACAGCATTCTGCTCAAAGGAGGGACGGAGGCCGTCCACACCAATCAGGCGATCGTGTCCGTTATGCAAGAGGCATTGGAGTCGACGGAGCTACCGACTACCAGTCTGATTCTGCTGCCCGAGGATGATCCAGACACTAGTTTGTCGGCCCTAGTGACCCAAGATCAGTGGATTGACCTCGTCATTCCCTACGGACGACCTGAGCTGGTGCAGCAGGTGGCGCGACTTGCAACGGCACCTGTGCTGCGCACCAGTATGGGCAACTGCTATCTCTACTGGGCCAGTGGTGGTGAGCTGGAAACGGTGCGCTGGATGATTCTGGATAGCCATGCCAGTGAACCGGATGCAGTCAATGCGATCGAGAAGGTGTTGATCGATCGCGACTGCAACATCAGCAAGCTGACTGTGTTGATGGATAGCCTCCGCGGCAAGGGCTTTACGCTGAAAGGCGATGAGGAATTGGCGCAGGAGATGCCCGATCTAGAACTGGCTAGCCATGAAGATTGGTCGCGGCCCTTCCTTAGTCGCACAGTTGCTTTTAAGCGTGTCGCTGGCCTAGAAGCCGCGACTGACTGGATCAACACCCACAGCAGCGGTCATGCCGACAGCATCGTGACGGACTCCTATGAGGATAGTCGTGCCTTCAGTCGCGAACTGAATAGTGCCATGGTGCACGTCAATGCCTCGCCGCGCTTTAGCCGTAGCCCACGCCACAGCAATGAAATTGCGCTGGGCATGAGTAATCAAAAGGGCTATCGCCGTGGGCGGATCAATTTGGAAACCTTGACGACGATCAAGCAAGTTGTCCTCGGTTTGGGGCAGTAG
- a CDS encoding DUF4349 domain-containing protein, translating into MKRSLSLSLVTLFAASGALLGGCAEGDSSSSVSTVPSASTPALAVPEATQDGATNEAPRPAAPRPQLAKTATMRLAVNDIREAVQAAEAIVRRENGDVLQQNETTGEAPSATLQARIPADRLDAAITAFRALGRVDNVNVQAEDVARQLTDLQARLSNLERTERALQSILDRATKVEDVLKITERLSSTREQIEQLKAEQLNLRTRVAYSTITLQFQPQILGETALPAFAPELETAWRQSSQSVLLLVRGLLVVGVWVLAYSPLFLILIGGGYGLLRYQNRSTQRRDRQPPQQPQP; encoded by the coding sequence GTGAAGCGTTCTCTATCGTTGTCGCTCGTTACCCTCTTTGCTGCGAGTGGTGCTTTGTTGGGGGGCTGCGCAGAGGGCGATAGTTCTTCTTCAGTCTCAACGGTTCCCAGCGCCAGCACTCCAGCTCTTGCCGTTCCCGAAGCTACCCAAGATGGAGCTACGAATGAGGCACCTCGCCCCGCTGCCCCTCGGCCACAGCTCGCCAAAACCGCCACGATGCGCTTGGCCGTTAACGATATTCGGGAAGCAGTTCAAGCTGCTGAGGCGATCGTGAGGCGTGAAAACGGCGATGTTTTGCAGCAGAACGAAACGACTGGTGAAGCCCCTAGTGCGACTCTCCAAGCTCGGATTCCAGCTGATCGTCTAGATGCTGCGATCACAGCCTTTCGAGCCCTCGGGCGCGTCGATAACGTCAATGTTCAGGCTGAAGACGTCGCACGACAACTGACGGATCTACAGGCACGACTCAGCAATTTAGAACGGACAGAGCGAGCCCTCCAATCCATCCTCGATCGCGCCACCAAGGTCGAAGACGTTTTGAAAATTACCGAGCGATTAAGCAGTACACGGGAGCAAATTGAACAACTCAAAGCCGAGCAGCTCAACCTCCGCACTCGCGTTGCCTATTCGACAATTACCCTGCAATTCCAGCCCCAAATTCTTGGCGAGACCGCATTACCTGCCTTCGCCCCTGAGCTGGAAACCGCTTGGCGACAGTCCTCGCAGTCGGTGTTACTGCTCGTGCGCGGTCTCTTGGTCGTCGGTGTTTGGGTCTTGGCCTACAGCCCCCTTTTCCTGATCCTGATCGGCGGGGGCTACGGCTTGCTCCGCTACCAAAACCGATCCACTCAACGGCGCGATCGCCAGCCCCCCCAACAACCGCAGCCGTAA
- a CDS encoding GNAT family N-acetyltransferase encodes MNNSRVVYQIHAPEEFRGGHSAARRLDFEQLRRLFELTAFWGRDRSIEQLQIAVRNSEPVVSAHIGDRLIGFARATSDGVYRATIWDVIVHPDFQGAGIGRKLVETVLSHPHVSHAERVYLMTTHQQRFYEKVGFSVNPTTTMVLFNQELPVSCQTPDLSAERSPITEVVELPQTP; translated from the coding sequence ATGAACAACAGCCGTGTTGTGTACCAAATCCATGCTCCAGAGGAGTTTCGGGGTGGTCACAGTGCAGCCCGACGTTTGGACTTTGAGCAACTGCGCCGCCTGTTTGAACTGACTGCTTTTTGGGGTCGCGATCGCAGCATCGAGCAACTCCAGATTGCCGTTCGCAATAGTGAGCCCGTTGTCAGTGCCCACATCGGCGATCGACTGATTGGCTTTGCCCGCGCCACTTCGGATGGCGTCTATCGCGCCACCATTTGGGATGTGATTGTCCATCCCGATTTTCAGGGTGCAGGCATCGGCCGCAAACTGGTTGAAACTGTCCTCAGCCATCCCCATGTCAGCCATGCGGAACGGGTCTATCTAATGACCACTCACCAGCAGCGCTTCTACGAAAAAGTCGGTTTTTCGGTCAATCCCACCACGACGATGGTGCTGTTCAACCAAGAGCTGCCCGTCTCCTGTCAAACTCCTGATCTCAGCGCCGAGCGATCGCCTATTACAGAGGTTGTGGAACTGCCACAGACCCCTTAG
- a CDS encoding cytochrome C yields MIAVAMPRRFSLLFAIACAVCLLLGSGLERLQAATYVPVDTVDPIQPRYALGQQVYRDSCGGCHVALPPEVLPIQTWQILLSETQHYGTTLQPLDVPTQRLAANYLRTYTRSLAVGETVPYRLRNSSLFRSLHPQVNVPSTDLVNSCVSCHPGAPQFSYRQLSPEWQSDR; encoded by the coding sequence ATGATTGCTGTCGCTATGCCTCGGCGTTTCTCCTTGTTATTTGCGATCGCTTGTGCGGTCTGTCTGCTACTCGGCAGCGGTCTTGAGCGCCTGCAGGCTGCCACCTATGTTCCGGTGGATACGGTGGACCCCATTCAACCGCGCTACGCCCTGGGCCAGCAGGTCTACCGCGATAGCTGTGGGGGCTGTCATGTGGCATTACCGCCAGAAGTGCTCCCGATTCAAACTTGGCAAATTCTCTTAAGTGAAACGCAGCACTACGGGACGACGCTGCAGCCCCTGGATGTGCCGACCCAGCGACTAGCAGCAAATTACCTGCGAACCTATACGCGATCGCTCGCTGTCGGTGAAACCGTTCCCTACCGCTTGCGCAACTCCAGTCTCTTTCGATCGCTACACCCGCAAGTGAATGTACCAAGCACAGATCTCGTAAATAGCTGTGTGAGCTGCCATCCGGGTGCACCTCAGTTTTCCTATCGCCAACTCTCTCCTGAGTGGCAAAGCGATCGCTGA
- a CDS encoding MFS transporter — protein sequence MSSSIAKSVQSHIDETPPRPLSSMQWQIWSLAAMGKLFEGMVIFITGVAVPLIERDFNLSSALNGSVAAATLFGILIGASLFGNLADRYGRKFVFVVEMAIFTIAIALSAIAWNVSVLIFFLFCSGLALGADYPTAHIIVSESIPSRFRGRMVLGAFAFQSVGSLAGVLIGLLVLRVYPEVGAWHWMYAALVIPGILVFLMRTKLPESPHWLVSRKRFELAHRAAKELLQRPVAIAQTHSDEGRQNSRLGYRKLLTPRYLRATVLASFPWFLQDLATYGIGIFTPTILSTLFTKNQPNFVFQDMIATEGSGLIDLFLLIGFAVSIPLVDKVGRIPLQIIGFIGCFVGLGIASLSAASIPEGHELKILFIFGGFIIFNFMTNLGPNAMTYVLAGEVFPTEIRGVGAGFAASFAKIGAVATAFFFPILREQIGTVSLLYGLAATSLLGALVTFLFRIEPNGRSLEELSEKPFV from the coding sequence ATGAGTTCCTCCATTGCCAAAAGTGTTCAGAGCCATATTGATGAAACGCCCCCGCGTCCTCTCAGCTCCATGCAGTGGCAAATCTGGAGTTTGGCGGCCATGGGAAAGCTGTTCGAAGGAATGGTGATTTTTATTACTGGAGTTGCAGTTCCATTGATTGAGAGGGACTTCAATCTTTCCTCTGCACTCAACGGCTCTGTTGCAGCAGCAACCCTATTTGGAATCTTGATTGGGGCATCCCTGTTTGGCAACCTGGCCGATCGCTATGGGCGGAAGTTTGTGTTCGTCGTTGAAATGGCAATTTTTACAATTGCGATCGCCCTATCAGCGATAGCTTGGAATGTCTCAGTCTTAATTTTCTTTCTTTTTTGTAGTGGCTTGGCTCTGGGAGCCGATTATCCTACTGCTCATATTATTGTGTCCGAGTCAATTCCTAGTCGATTTCGCGGCCGGATGGTGTTGGGAGCCTTTGCCTTCCAATCGGTTGGCTCTCTAGCTGGCGTTTTAATTGGGTTGCTCGTTTTGCGAGTGTATCCAGAAGTGGGGGCTTGGCACTGGATGTACGCAGCCCTTGTGATTCCGGGAATCCTTGTCTTTTTGATGAGAACTAAACTACCAGAAAGCCCTCACTGGTTGGTCTCTCGAAAACGGTTTGAACTAGCTCATCGGGCTGCTAAAGAATTGCTGCAACGGCCGGTAGCGATTGCTCAAACTCACTCCGATGAGGGGAGGCAAAACTCCAGACTAGGCTACAGAAAATTATTGACACCTCGATATCTAAGAGCGACAGTCCTCGCCTCTTTTCCTTGGTTTCTTCAGGATCTGGCAACCTATGGAATTGGTATTTTTACTCCCACTATTTTGTCGACTCTATTTACAAAAAATCAGCCTAATTTCGTCTTTCAAGACATGATTGCCACGGAAGGATCAGGACTCATTGATCTGTTCTTGCTGATTGGGTTTGCAGTCTCTATCCCCCTAGTCGATAAGGTTGGGCGTATTCCTCTGCAGATCATCGGCTTTATTGGCTGTTTTGTTGGACTTGGCATTGCCTCTCTTTCAGCAGCAAGTATCCCAGAAGGTCATGAACTAAAAATTCTCTTTATTTTTGGTGGATTTATCATTTTTAACTTCATGACCAATCTAGGGCCAAATGCGATGACCTATGTTTTGGCAGGTGAGGTGTTTCCAACAGAAATTCGTGGCGTGGGAGCCGGCTTTGCTGCCTCATTTGCCAAAATTGGTGCGGTGGCTACGGCTTTCTTCTTTCCAATCCTGCGCGAGCAAATTGGGACTGTCTCTCTCCTGTACGGGTTAGCCGCAACATCGCTTTTGGGAGCCTTGGTAACATTCCTGTTTCGGATTGAACCTAATGGCCGAAGTCTGGAAGAATTAAGCGAGAAGCCTTTTGTTTAG
- a CDS encoding cobalamin biosynthesis protein, translating to MITAQRSLWIGIGFQQAATIADLQQAIAQACNQISIQPEAIAGIASLSHKIQQLQLQAIAQQFSWELRGFSAAELAAIAVPHPSAMVAAQMQTASVAEAAALAAIQPQSGILLLPKQVFRLNQTAITVAIAAPSPDPASASIPSSL from the coding sequence ATGATCACGGCTCAACGATCGCTCTGGATTGGGATTGGCTTTCAGCAAGCAGCTACGATCGCAGACTTGCAACAGGCGATCGCTCAAGCCTGTAATCAGATATCGATTCAACCAGAAGCGATCGCTGGCATAGCCAGTCTGAGCCATAAGATTCAGCAACTACAACTACAGGCGATCGCGCAGCAATTTAGCTGGGAGCTACGAGGGTTTTCGGCTGCAGAGTTAGCTGCGATCGCAGTGCCCCATCCCAGTGCAATGGTTGCGGCGCAGATGCAAACCGCGAGTGTGGCAGAGGCTGCTGCTTTGGCAGCGATTCAACCGCAGTCAGGCATCCTACTCTTGCCCAAACAAGTCTTTCGCCTGAACCAAACCGCAATTACGGTGGCGATCGCAGCTCCGAGTCCTGACCCTGCGAGTGCTAGCATCCCGTCAAGTCTTTGA